In a single window of the Subtercola sp. PAMC28395 genome:
- a CDS encoding acyltransferase: MSDRPEIRALTGLRIIAALWVVFFHFNGQFVELIPELSGLSFLCNTGYLAVDLFFVLSGFILAYQYLGEFEAGQGDYRHFLVRRLARIYPMMFVTTAVLIVIVFVDQPDYPDFYSVSGALDDLTLTRGWFVPSEGWNYPAWSLSSEWLAYLLFPLVVAMVLRVARISREWLLILLVMLLGAEVAGSVFLGGADGMPAPDVRVLVAFTAGVAMFLFRDLLPKGRAAGTIATVSLVALIACTGLIPSGPGRAAVGLALCIMVVGFLSTASGPIMRVLGSRLMVFGGRISFAVYMVHGLLYLWLPLAKWYGSPLLERLAIAASVFGLLFTIAIFAHYSIERPAQAWVMKMWARLRARKKAPQPVP, translated from the coding sequence GTGTCCGATCGCCCAGAGATCCGCGCCCTGACCGGGCTGAGGATTATCGCCGCACTGTGGGTAGTGTTCTTCCACTTCAACGGCCAGTTCGTGGAGCTGATCCCTGAACTTTCTGGGCTGTCGTTTCTCTGCAATACCGGGTATCTGGCTGTGGATCTGTTCTTCGTGCTGAGCGGGTTCATCCTCGCGTATCAGTACCTGGGCGAGTTCGAGGCAGGGCAGGGCGACTACCGGCATTTTCTTGTGCGGCGGTTGGCGCGGATCTACCCGATGATGTTCGTCACGACGGCGGTGCTGATCGTGATCGTATTCGTGGATCAGCCCGACTACCCTGACTTCTATTCGGTGAGCGGGGCTCTTGATGACCTGACGTTGACGCGTGGGTGGTTTGTGCCGTCGGAGGGGTGGAATTATCCGGCCTGGTCGTTGAGCTCGGAGTGGCTCGCCTACCTACTCTTCCCTCTCGTCGTCGCTATGGTGCTGCGTGTGGCGCGCATTTCGAGGGAGTGGTTGCTGATCCTGCTCGTGATGCTCCTCGGGGCAGAGGTCGCCGGGTCGGTATTCCTCGGCGGCGCGGATGGGATGCCGGCGCCAGACGTGCGGGTGCTCGTGGCCTTCACTGCAGGGGTGGCGATGTTCCTGTTCCGTGATCTGCTGCCGAAGGGGCGGGCGGCGGGCACGATCGCGACGGTGAGTCTCGTGGCACTGATCGCATGCACTGGGTTGATCCCATCGGGCCCGGGCCGGGCAGCTGTCGGGCTGGCGCTATGCATCATGGTCGTCGGGTTCCTGTCGACAGCGTCAGGCCCCATCATGCGGGTGCTCGGTAGTCGGCTGATGGTCTTCGGTGGGCGCATCTCGTTCGCCGTGTATATGGTCCACGGGCTGCTGTATCTGTGGCTGCCTCTCGCGAAATGGTACGGGTCACCGCTGCTCGAGCGCCTGGCGATCGCGGCCAGCGTGTTCGGGCTCCTCTTCACGATCGCGATCTTTGCCCACTACTCGATCGAACGACCTGCACAGGCGTGGGTGATGAAGATGTGGGCTCGTCTCAGGGCACGCAAAAAAGCCCCTCAGCCAGTCCCGTGA
- a CDS encoding minor capsid protein — translation MAIDFGPIDAKITAALPGILAKAMEHVRAVSADLTPIETGHLVGSASVTATTDEARLLYPGPYARYQHYGLDFRHTHGQALFLEQPMITEAPKVLKIIADELGKVI, via the coding sequence GTGGCGATCGACTTCGGCCCGATTGATGCCAAGATCACCGCGGCGCTTCCCGGCATTCTCGCGAAAGCGATGGAACACGTCAGAGCAGTCTCCGCAGACCTGACACCCATCGAAACAGGGCACCTTGTGGGCTCAGCATCGGTCACAGCAACCACGGACGAAGCGCGACTCCTGTACCCCGGCCCGTACGCCAGATACCAGCATTACGGACTCGACTTCCGGCACACCCACGGTCAAGCGTTGTTCCTCGAACAACCGATGATCACTGAGGCGCCGAAAGTGTTGAAGATCATCGCTGACGAGCTCGGGAAGGTGATCTGA
- a CDS encoding DUF5309 family protein, translating to MAGIAGMGTTFGLPNYVGELFHLTPETTPLLSLIGGLTGGKKADATTFTWQTDDLRNAGQNTQVEGAVAPTADNRVRSVVSNVAEIHQEKASVSYTKQSATGAINSINVATGVQPVQNELDYQVAAKIKEIARDVEFSFINGQYQSPTDNTTPRKTRGLLQAVQTNLITVAPLIQSTGKSASTDTITDTATTYANGDKVIFSDVGASPTLVVGRTYYVVAQSTNAFKVASAAGGTPITIGTATVSLSKPATATTLSTDLYNTLFQMVFDNGGLEDGDMATIIVNSTQKRNISKTYASAYGQFHETSRTVGGVNFTTIESDVATFNVMLDRFMPADALLVTSLEQLTPVFLEVPNKGHFFEEPLAKVGASDEVQIYGEIGLEYGKETAHGLYRGLPLL from the coding sequence ATGGCCGGTATCGCCGGAATGGGTACGACCTTCGGTCTGCCCAACTATGTGGGAGAACTCTTCCACCTCACCCCCGAAACAACCCCGCTCCTGTCACTGATCGGAGGTCTCACCGGCGGTAAGAAAGCCGACGCGACCACGTTCACGTGGCAGACCGATGACCTGCGCAACGCAGGCCAGAACACACAGGTGGAAGGCGCCGTCGCACCTACCGCTGACAACCGTGTCCGCTCGGTCGTGTCGAACGTCGCAGAAATTCATCAGGAAAAAGCGTCGGTCAGCTACACCAAGCAGTCCGCGACTGGTGCCATCAACTCGATCAACGTCGCGACCGGTGTCCAGCCCGTGCAGAACGAACTCGACTATCAGGTCGCTGCGAAGATCAAGGAAATCGCCCGCGATGTTGAGTTCTCGTTCATCAACGGCCAGTACCAGTCCCCGACTGACAACACCACGCCTCGTAAGACTCGTGGGCTGTTGCAGGCGGTCCAGACGAACCTGATCACTGTTGCCCCGCTGATCCAGTCGACCGGCAAGTCGGCCTCGACGGACACGATCACGGACACCGCTACCACGTATGCGAACGGTGACAAGGTTATCTTCTCGGACGTGGGTGCATCCCCGACGCTTGTCGTTGGCCGAACCTACTATGTGGTCGCTCAGTCCACGAACGCGTTCAAGGTGGCATCTGCAGCAGGCGGCACCCCGATCACGATCGGCACGGCAACCGTGTCGCTGTCGAAGCCTGCCACAGCGACCACACTGTCCACTGACCTCTACAACACCCTCTTCCAGATGGTGTTCGACAACGGTGGTCTCGAAGACGGCGACATGGCGACGATCATCGTCAACTCGACGCAGAAGCGGAACATCTCGAAGACGTACGCATCCGCGTACGGACAGTTTCATGAGACCTCCCGAACTGTTGGTGGTGTGAACTTCACGACCATCGAGTCCGATGTTGCAACGTTCAACGTCATGCTCGACCGTTTCATGCCCGCCGACGCACTGCTCGTCACCTCGCTCGAGCAGCTCACCCCTGTGTTCCTCGAAGTCCCGAACAAGGGTCACTTCTTCGAGGAACCTCTCGCCAAGGTTGGGGCCTCCGATGAGGTCCAGATCTACGGCGAGATCGGGCTTGAGTATGGCAAGGAGACCGCACACGGTCTCTACCGCGGCCTGCCGCTGCTGTAA
- a CDS encoding BNR-4 repeat-containing protein has product MSKRTIHFSGLYGAGATIPDGAIILIAPAAAFVDGTAINYALAQPYIFQSGTCTITNVEDTYLGQPITWAFKIVQGKGVGAQVLEVAMKTFTGTTGNPVEYTAMASGVGPTPFPGLWPSYTDFQTALSATIVTQAKFTATGALTTNTAPVVGQISRYNATAGGMTVTFPTLSGLSVGDSIGVQKDALDTSANVISCAFAGADSTDSGATAAFLSLAGQLSTFQVVSIAGVKTWKITSGHTPLSSTDSRYAGFAALNAVSPVYSEFRQFPTAVMGKQQINSGNGRSVTTTGPNGSEWSARWDSLGRPIVSKWDPNTRSHIETDLSQVPGNPMRSPAVNDGHNALELTIDGNGYLHLWGNMHDVKMRYARSSNPYDASAWVFPGMVGTNESQFTYPVGVRLPSGNLLGTHRNGVSGNGDQFLRTYNTSSQTWADTFTGGCVFKGTTPVSPDESAYPYRPVVGPDGTIHWFFNWRVDDTAASSHDFGYIKSADNGVTWKNAAGTTMTLPLLPSNTAAVIPTAAGTITGLVSGGSASVDSNNVPHAFKWVGVAGNWNLHHYYLIGTTWHDDIIIANSSSGGTNVAAWSSGTATWAIYSGLNNQARSVRAYPTASVTGVEVVLAPDPVFQWEGTSDPTYTSGYRTFFGPSNPNAPLNGVWGGVATFTPSALDGTVPADLKIRAQVAAPGATPTPQVGVQAMTPGFYYTPLTGVRANGTMLFSSVLDCRGGEIFTGNPAHISSLAWGVRSAGTGSPCQLRGLLVEMLTPVSGVIRAVTALYDATVTGTPELSVEGGLFPSNAARGVSIIPAVQWVTGTASPAVTSITNAVTNLQNTGVATLTGALGATVYAGYSITAAGGGTLPSTATVGNLVTLTPTGTVPLTAVHVTVEP; this is encoded by the coding sequence GTGAGCAAAAGAACAATCCACTTCTCTGGCCTGTACGGGGCGGGGGCAACAATCCCTGACGGGGCAATAATCCTGATCGCTCCCGCCGCCGCGTTCGTTGACGGCACAGCCATCAACTACGCCCTCGCGCAACCATACATTTTCCAGTCCGGAACATGCACGATAACCAACGTCGAAGACACGTACCTTGGGCAACCGATCACGTGGGCGTTCAAGATCGTGCAGGGCAAAGGTGTGGGCGCGCAGGTCCTCGAGGTGGCCATGAAAACGTTCACTGGTACGACGGGTAACCCTGTCGAGTACACGGCCATGGCTTCGGGCGTTGGGCCTACCCCGTTCCCTGGGTTGTGGCCGTCATACACGGACTTCCAAACAGCACTATCGGCCACGATTGTGACGCAGGCGAAGTTCACTGCGACTGGTGCTTTGACGACAAACACCGCACCCGTTGTCGGTCAGATCAGCCGCTACAACGCCACTGCTGGCGGCATGACGGTTACGTTCCCGACACTCTCTGGCCTGAGCGTAGGCGACTCGATCGGCGTGCAGAAGGATGCCCTCGACACAAGCGCGAACGTCATCTCCTGCGCGTTCGCGGGTGCCGACTCGACGGACAGCGGCGCGACTGCCGCGTTCCTCAGCCTTGCCGGTCAGCTCTCGACCTTCCAGGTAGTCTCTATCGCGGGCGTCAAGACGTGGAAGATCACCAGCGGTCACACCCCGCTCAGCTCCACCGATAGCCGTTACGCCGGTTTCGCTGCCCTCAATGCCGTGTCGCCTGTCTATTCAGAGTTCCGCCAGTTCCCCACTGCTGTCATGGGAAAGCAGCAGATCAACTCCGGCAACGGTCGCTCGGTCACAACGACTGGGCCGAACGGTTCAGAATGGTCGGCGCGCTGGGATTCGTTGGGTCGCCCCATCGTCTCGAAATGGGATCCCAACACACGCTCGCACATTGAAACCGATCTGTCTCAGGTGCCCGGTAATCCTATGCGTTCACCCGCCGTGAACGACGGTCACAACGCCCTTGAACTGACGATCGACGGCAACGGGTACTTGCACCTGTGGGGCAACATGCACGACGTGAAGATGCGGTACGCGCGCTCCTCTAACCCGTACGACGCTAGCGCGTGGGTCTTCCCTGGCATGGTCGGCACGAACGAGAGCCAGTTCACTTACCCTGTGGGCGTCAGGTTGCCGAGTGGTAACCTGCTCGGCACTCACCGGAACGGGGTTTCCGGTAACGGTGATCAGTTCCTCCGAACCTACAACACGTCGTCTCAGACATGGGCAGACACGTTCACTGGTGGTTGTGTTTTCAAGGGCACCACCCCTGTGAGCCCTGACGAGTCGGCGTATCCGTACCGCCCCGTTGTTGGCCCTGACGGAACCATTCATTGGTTCTTCAACTGGCGGGTCGATGACACTGCGGCGTCGTCGCACGACTTCGGCTATATCAAGTCCGCCGACAATGGTGTGACGTGGAAGAACGCTGCAGGCACCACGATGACCCTGCCGCTTCTGCCATCGAACACGGCTGCAGTTATTCCCACCGCGGCCGGTACGATCACAGGTCTTGTTTCTGGTGGTAGCGCATCGGTGGACAGCAACAATGTGCCTCACGCGTTCAAATGGGTGGGGGTTGCGGGTAATTGGAACTTGCACCACTACTACCTCATTGGTACAACCTGGCATGACGACATCATTATTGCGAACAGCTCGAGCGGCGGAACGAACGTGGCCGCGTGGAGCAGTGGTACGGCGACGTGGGCGATTTACTCGGGGCTGAACAATCAGGCTCGAAGTGTGCGGGCGTACCCGACCGCCTCTGTGACCGGTGTGGAGGTGGTGCTCGCACCAGACCCCGTGTTTCAGTGGGAGGGCACGTCTGACCCTACCTATACGTCGGGTTACCGAACGTTCTTCGGGCCGTCGAACCCGAACGCCCCTCTGAATGGTGTGTGGGGTGGGGTTGCCACGTTCACGCCAAGCGCGCTGGATGGCACTGTACCCGCCGACCTGAAGATCCGCGCTCAGGTCGCCGCACCAGGGGCAACCCCGACGCCGCAGGTCGGCGTGCAAGCGATGACCCCAGGTTTTTATTACACCCCTCTCACGGGTGTACGTGCGAACGGAACGATGTTATTCAGTAGTGTTCTCGACTGTCGCGGTGGGGAGATTTTCACGGGGAACCCTGCGCATATCTCGTCGTTAGCATGGGGTGTTCGTTCGGCTGGGACGGGTTCGCCATGTCAGCTTCGCGGGTTGCTGGTAGAGATGTTGACGCCGGTCTCTGGTGTGATTCGGGCGGTCACGGCGCTTTATGATGCAACAGTCACGGGCACCCCTGAACTGTCTGTAGAGGGCGGTCTTTTCCCGAGCAACGCGGCACGCGGGGTGTCTATCATTCCTGCGGTGCAATGGGTTACGGGTACAGCCTCGCCTGCTGTGACTTCCATCACGAACGCTGTGACGAACTTGCAGAACACGGGAGTCGCAACGCTCACGGGCGCTCTCGGCGCTACCGTTTACGCCGGTTACAGCATCACCGCTGCTGGTGGCGGCACTTTACCCTCAACAGCAACAGTTGGCAATCTCGTGACCCTCACCCCTACCGGCACGGTGCCATTAACAGCGGTACACGTCACCGTCGAACCTTAG
- a CDS encoding glycoside hydrolase family 25 protein, with protein sequence MPQTEGHPLVALDISYAQGFPNYAQMSDEVQLVIARAGTLESGGMLQDSKLTFNRDNARRLGKSFGTYLFNGPVDPVQAAEWYVSIIDYRPGDLTAIDVESPNAWNPDQVIAFHQRVKELIGVTPATYGSSSLLFQPQWKAVSDIGSPLWVANYGANDGTPGRDPGNGPWATRILWQYTSVARHAGFGGSVDTNLINYDALAAYLGTVHADTSATTNQADLERQIEVANSLLRRSKGMIILGTLTGAAYPYYLDFADGKRRVMTQLEYSIAVSGGISDGHGLVNVNQPDFDGIPKKDGSA encoded by the coding sequence GTGCCACAAACGGAAGGCCACCCATTGGTTGCTCTAGATATTTCCTATGCGCAGGGGTTCCCGAACTATGCGCAGATGTCCGATGAGGTTCAGCTTGTCATCGCGCGCGCGGGAACGCTCGAGAGCGGCGGGATGCTTCAAGATTCCAAGCTCACATTCAACCGCGACAACGCGCGCCGGCTGGGTAAAAGTTTCGGAACCTACCTGTTCAACGGCCCCGTAGACCCTGTGCAAGCTGCCGAATGGTACGTGTCGATCATCGACTACCGGCCCGGCGATCTGACCGCGATTGATGTCGAATCGCCTAACGCATGGAACCCCGATCAGGTAATCGCATTCCATCAGCGGGTCAAGGAACTCATCGGCGTCACACCGGCAACCTATGGTTCGTCGTCGTTGCTGTTTCAGCCGCAGTGGAAGGCCGTTTCTGATATCGGTTCGCCGCTGTGGGTCGCGAACTACGGTGCGAACGACGGCACCCCTGGGAGGGACCCCGGCAACGGCCCTTGGGCAACACGCATTCTCTGGCAGTACACGTCGGTAGCGCGCCATGCCGGGTTCGGCGGGAGCGTTGACACCAACCTGATCAACTACGACGCACTTGCCGCGTACCTCGGGACGGTGCACGCCGACACTTCTGCCACCACGAATCAGGCAGACCTTGAACGACAGATTGAAGTCGCCAATTCACTACTCAGAAGGAGCAAAGGCATGATTATTCTCGGAACCCTGACGGGCGCAGCCTACCCGTACTACCTCGACTTCGCAGACGGCAAACGTCGCGTGATGACGCAGCTCGAGTACTCCATCGCCGTCTCGGGGGGTATCAGCGATGGCCACGGCCTCGTGAACGTCAACCAGCCCGACTTTGACGGCATCCCCAAGAAAGACGGCTCTGCGTAA
- a CDS encoding minor capsid protein produces the protein MNFDLLDGLAKLIASAGLGIDYTPDEVYTDSQTAIVLKLRPDKPDRIVTLTAVNQGDSITMPDGQVMVQLRGRGFPGDPVDVDNLLDSVFPILQGLTGYVCGTVTITQMFRRVSTPMGTDALKRDDRIDQYYLDVSVAPSVLRPAGGSW, from the coding sequence ATGAACTTCGACCTTCTCGACGGTCTCGCGAAACTAATCGCCAGTGCCGGGTTGGGTATCGACTACACCCCCGATGAGGTGTACACGGATTCGCAGACCGCGATAGTGCTGAAACTAAGGCCTGACAAACCTGACCGGATCGTCACGTTGACGGCGGTGAACCAGGGCGACTCGATCACGATGCCTGACGGTCAGGTCATGGTCCAACTCCGTGGCCGCGGTTTTCCCGGTGACCCGGTAGATGTTGATAATCTCCTCGATTCGGTTTTCCCGATCTTGCAGGGTCTCACCGGGTATGTGTGCGGCACGGTCACGATCACACAAATGTTTCGCCGCGTCTCCACACCGATGGGCACGGACGCCCTGAAACGTGATGACCGGATTGACCAGTACTACCTAGACGTTTCTGTTGCACCTTCCGTTCTGCGCCCCGCAGGCGGCTCGTGGTGA
- a CDS encoding phage tail tube protein, which translates to MSKALARRFKVDVSVDGVSWTALRNINDFAPKENATNQSTDDYDNGGFAGFEKTLTGWQLVVKFSRDTTGNIPSDPGQLILENTRFQFGDAARAYVRWYDRNGATIGNWSGRALVDWNQSKTGIADIEEVTATLQGDGILTTITNPGVAAAVPNVITAAPPAVAVGGQVTLAGTGFTGTLATTGVKFGGVNATTWTVLSDSLIVAVMPAGSAGSAPILVTNAVGPDATPLPYTRGA; encoded by the coding sequence GTGTCAAAAGCTCTTGCCCGCAGGTTCAAGGTTGACGTGTCCGTTGACGGCGTGTCATGGACTGCGTTGCGTAACATCAACGACTTCGCACCGAAAGAGAACGCCACCAACCAGTCAACCGATGACTACGACAACGGCGGTTTCGCTGGGTTCGAGAAGACCCTCACCGGGTGGCAGTTGGTTGTGAAGTTCTCCCGCGACACGACCGGTAACATCCCCTCCGACCCCGGCCAGCTCATCCTCGAGAACACCCGGTTTCAGTTCGGTGACGCCGCCCGTGCGTATGTGCGCTGGTATGACAGGAACGGTGCCACGATCGGTAACTGGTCCGGTCGTGCGTTGGTCGACTGGAACCAGTCAAAGACAGGCATCGCGGACATTGAGGAAGTCACCGCCACTTTGCAGGGTGACGGCATTCTCACCACGATCACCAACCCGGGTGTCGCCGCCGCCGTCCCGAACGTGATCACTGCTGCGCCTCCTGCGGTGGCTGTTGGCGGTCAGGTCACTCTCGCCGGTACCGGTTTCACCGGCACGCTCGCTACGACCGGTGTCAAGTTCGGTGGTGTGAACGCGACGACATGGACGGTTCTTTCTGACTCGCTCATTGTGGCCGTGATGCCTGCCGGTTCAGCCGGTTCCGCACCGATCCTCGTGACAAACGCGGTCGGCCCTGACGCTACCCCGCTGCCCTACACACGCGGCGCGTAG